A window of Sphingobacterium sp. SRCM116780 contains these coding sequences:
- a CDS encoding universal stress protein, with the protein MSHKILVPIDFSINANTAIQFAIDVAEKRGYSIHLYHNYTVASSSFDNEKDEIPEEGFKADVLMSDLMDQLKTNHPAVLFTSTCERGIITESLLKVTKNSDYLAIVIGTKGKTDDTSVIMGSTAYAVSQKSSIPVIAIPFNYKTKDIKKIGLLSNFKYEELDTLNEYIKIFGTDVQVKIIHVHYHKESEDDIENKLEIWKYQIKKHTQITKVDIEVDSIKTDIEELDTIPEVINDIIKEEAIDVVLITKTRRSFFERLFKKSVSKQIIHHPIIPTFFSKA; encoded by the coding sequence ATGAGCCATAAAATTTTAGTCCCAATTGATTTTTCAATTAATGCTAACACTGCTATTCAATTTGCAATTGATGTAGCTGAGAAAAGAGGTTACTCGATTCATTTGTATCATAATTATACCGTTGCTTCAAGCAGTTTTGATAATGAAAAAGATGAAATTCCGGAAGAGGGTTTCAAGGCTGATGTCCTGATGTCAGATCTAATGGATCAACTAAAAACGAACCATCCTGCAGTTCTATTTACTTCAACCTGTGAAAGAGGTATTATTACGGAATCATTACTGAAAGTGACAAAAAACTCAGACTATCTGGCGATTGTTATCGGTACAAAAGGAAAAACAGATGATACAAGTGTTATCATGGGAAGTACAGCATATGCAGTCAGTCAAAAAAGTAGTATTCCAGTTATCGCTATCCCTTTTAACTACAAGACAAAAGATATTAAAAAAATAGGGCTTCTATCTAATTTCAAATATGAGGAGTTAGACACCTTAAATGAATATATTAAAATATTTGGAACAGATGTTCAAGTTAAAATTATTCATGTTCATTATCATAAAGAATCGGAAGATGATATCGAAAATAAATTAGAAATTTGGAAGTACCAAATTAAGAAACACACACAAATTACGAAAGTGGATATAGAAGTGGATTCTATAAAAACTGATATTGAAGAATTAGACACCATTCCCGAAGTAATTAATGATATTATAAAAGAAGAGGCAATCGATGTTGTTTTAATAACCAAAACAAGAAGATCTTTTTTTGAAAGACTATTTAAAAAATCGGTGTCAAAACAAATTATTCACCACCCTATTATTCCTACATTTTTTTCTAAAGCTTAA
- a CDS encoding response regulator transcription factor → MSIAKQKILVVDDEQDILDLIAFNLKREGYQVSTASNGYEAINVAKDINPDLIILDVMMPKMDGIEACRVMRAMPEFKNTFMVFLTARSEEYSEIAGFHVGADDYIAKPIKPRALMSRINAILRRNASEEAARSQDKLEIMDLVIDRDSFLVYRGEQKIVLAKKEFELMYLLASKPNKVFTREQILKSIWEDSVVVTNRTIDVHIRKLREKIGENYVTTVKGVGYKFDVA, encoded by the coding sequence ATGAGCATTGCAAAGCAAAAAATATTGGTAGTTGATGATGAACAAGATATTCTAGATTTAATCGCATTTAATTTAAAGCGTGAAGGATATCAAGTATCAACTGCATCTAATGGTTATGAAGCGATCAATGTAGCAAAAGATATCAATCCAGATTTAATTATCTTGGATGTGATGATGCCTAAGATGGATGGAATTGAAGCTTGCCGAGTTATGCGTGCTATGCCCGAGTTTAAAAATACGTTTATGGTGTTTTTAACAGCTAGAAGTGAAGAATATTCTGAAATTGCGGGTTTTCATGTTGGAGCAGATGACTATATCGCAAAGCCGATTAAACCTCGTGCTTTAATGAGCCGAATCAATGCTATTCTACGAAGAAATGCTTCTGAAGAAGCTGCGAGATCTCAAGATAAATTAGAAATTATGGATTTGGTGATTGATCGAGATTCTTTTTTGGTGTATCGCGGTGAACAAAAAATTGTATTAGCAAAAAAGGAATTTGAATTGATGTACTTACTAGCTTCTAAACCTAATAAAGTTTTTACGAGAGAACAAATTTTGAAAAGTATCTGGGAAGATTCAGTGGTTGTAACGAATAGAACAATTGATGTGCATATCAGAAAGCTAAGAGAAAAAATTGGTGAAAATTATGTAACTACAGTTAAAGGCGTGGGTTATAAATTTGATGTAGCTTAA
- a CDS encoding OmpA family protein — protein sequence MKINFKKTGLLVTAGLLTSASFAQNAKVGSIEGTTPLGSSSQYRTWSIGIGAGLLNQSNIFGFNRKGYDDLDHNLGYSAYIKKQISPSFGFKASYLGGKVGGAYKDGSASYETKTPWSAALSGEWTMANSNWRFFNSFIKPYFSVGLGVLNFEPTVTTGTTATTQESQSKLFVPADFGFKFAIAKGINLDLGYQLNWANQDFDGANTGTYKNDLFSYAHAGLEFALGNSSKPALNNSNPVATLVNDYNGKYDELKAQRDALEASNKALQSKVEALNADLQDDDGDGVANKFDKCPGTPAGSVVDGAGCPIKVKNETKVIEKVMVTEADRKTVDEAIKNLEFETSKSVIRPSSYGSLDKVAALLIDKNFSLKLAGHTDNTGSQQLNLRLSKERAEAVKAYLVSKGANASRIEATGYGPNQPIASNKTAEGRQQNRRVEFTLY from the coding sequence ATGAAGATTAATTTTAAAAAAACTGGTTTACTTGTCACTGCAGGATTGTTAACATCCGCTTCATTCGCACAAAATGCAAAAGTTGGCTCTATTGAGGGTACTACTCCCCTTGGATCATCTTCTCAATATAGAACTTGGTCCATTGGTATAGGTGCAGGTCTTTTAAATCAATCTAATATTTTTGGTTTCAACCGTAAAGGTTACGATGATTTAGATCATAACTTAGGATACTCTGCATACATTAAGAAACAAATATCTCCTTCTTTCGGATTTAAGGCTTCTTATTTAGGTGGTAAAGTTGGTGGTGCTTATAAAGATGGTAGTGCTAGTTACGAAACAAAAACACCATGGTCTGCAGCTTTATCTGGAGAGTGGACAATGGCGAATTCAAACTGGAGATTTTTCAATAGCTTCATCAAGCCTTATTTCTCAGTAGGTTTAGGAGTATTGAATTTCGAACCAACAGTAACCACTGGTACAACTGCTACTACACAAGAATCTCAGTCAAAATTATTCGTTCCTGCTGATTTCGGATTTAAATTTGCAATTGCTAAAGGTATCAACTTGGATTTAGGTTACCAATTGAACTGGGCTAATCAAGATTTTGATGGTGCTAATACAGGTACGTACAAAAACGATTTATTCTCATATGCACATGCTGGTTTAGAATTTGCTTTAGGAAATTCTTCAAAACCTGCATTAAACAATTCAAATCCAGTAGCTACATTAGTGAACGATTATAACGGTAAATATGATGAGTTAAAAGCACAACGTGATGCGTTAGAGGCTTCTAACAAAGCATTGCAATCAAAAGTTGAAGCGTTAAATGCTGATTTACAAGATGATGATGGTGATGGTGTTGCGAATAAATTTGACAAATGTCCTGGTACACCTGCTGGATCTGTAGTTGATGGTGCTGGATGTCCTATCAAAGTTAAAAACGAAACTAAAGTTATCGAAAAAGTAATGGTAACAGAAGCTGACAGAAAAACTGTTGATGAAGCTATCAAAAACTTAGAATTCGAAACTAGCAAATCAGTTATTCGTCCTAGTTCTTACGGTTCATTGGATAAAGTAGCAGCGTTGTTAATTGACAAAAACTTCAGCTTAAAATTAGCTGGACATACCGATAACACAGGTTCTCAACAATTAAACTTAAGATTATCCAAAGAGCGCGCTGAAGCAGTGAAAGCTTATTTAGTATCTAAGGGAGCTAATGCTTCTCGTATAGAAGCTACTGGTTACGGACCGAACCAACCTATTGCATCAAACAAAACTGCAGAAGGTCGTCAACAAAACCGTCGTGTAGAATTCACATTATATTAG
- a CDS encoding universal stress protein, translated as MGKILVPIDFSENATVATHYAAEIAIENQDELVLLHVYTAHINKYANVIIQGEKLVDPTIKESEEKLNAVVETIKTQFPDLIVSQLFDEGVLSEVLTRETVKNKYKVVVMGTKGSSGIESVLIGSNTYDVIRDSQTPILAIPVNAKVYNKDNIALLTNFKPGELEVLKQAMPIFGKKFHLLLIHINKAEEDIKVLNNKLEEWIEKIIADTGIDDISYTVKNRSYFANSAENIANGIQTIIRDEDINIILITKSRKTFFQNLFSENIVKEMAMGIVIPNFFGRTDAKG; from the coding sequence ATGGGCAAAATATTAGTACCGATCGACTTTTCTGAAAATGCAACCGTTGCAACACATTATGCAGCTGAAATTGCTATTGAAAATCAAGATGAACTTGTTCTTCTACATGTATACACAGCACACATCAACAAATATGCAAATGTGATCATCCAAGGTGAAAAATTAGTAGATCCGACAATCAAAGAATCAGAAGAAAAATTAAACGCTGTTGTTGAAACGATAAAAACACAATTTCCTGACTTGATCGTCAGTCAATTATTTGACGAAGGTGTTCTTTCAGAAGTCTTGACAAGAGAAACAGTGAAGAATAAATACAAGGTGGTGGTAATGGGAACAAAAGGATCATCAGGTATTGAATCTGTTTTAATAGGAAGCAATACCTATGATGTAATTCGAGATTCTCAAACGCCAATTTTAGCTATTCCGGTGAATGCGAAAGTATATAACAAAGATAATATCGCTTTATTAACAAATTTTAAACCCGGTGAATTAGAGGTTTTGAAACAAGCCATGCCTATTTTTGGAAAAAAATTCCATTTGTTACTGATACATATCAATAAAGCAGAAGAAGATATTAAAGTCCTCAACAATAAATTGGAGGAGTGGATTGAAAAGATTATTGCTGATACTGGTATTGACGATATTTCATATACAGTAAAAAATAGAAGTTATTTTGCAAATTCAGCAGAAAACATTGCCAATGGTATACAAACTATAATTAGAGATGAAGATATTAATATTATTCTCATCACTAAAAGCCGTAAAACATTTTTTCAAAACCTATTTTCTGAAAATATTGTTAAAGAAATGGCTATGGGTATTGTCATTCCAAATTTCTTTGGCAGAACTGACGCTAAAGGATAA
- a CDS encoding TlpA disulfide reductase family protein: protein MRYVLLVVSCLLFLIGCKNKDEFTISGQIENTGNVKVISLYEGDRKLDSIFFGDNNAFQFKRPTSQARLLSLRVGKNRYDLIASPGEEITFKADLQKDVNNYQIEGSNLSSTIQSFSKMRNRRDFVRDSLQAEFGKKTLAADADEIEILRSEYKQKFTEQLKYYTKAAVDFANQHDDIAGFYAISTLDPEIAESEIIRYADQIKDKFLDNGYVTQFKEETNKLKRLAVGQPAPDFESFTPNNKSVKLSDFRGKYVLLDFWASWCTPCRQENPNVVRLYHTYKAKGFDVFGVSLDDNPGPWMRAITDDQLQWTNASDLKAWGSSVVGLYRITGIPTSYIVDPKGLIVAKNLRGQELEEFLKKTLK from the coding sequence ATGAGATATGTATTGCTAGTTGTAAGTTGTTTGTTATTTCTGATAGGATGTAAAAACAAAGATGAATTTACAATTTCTGGTCAAATTGAAAACACAGGAAATGTTAAAGTGATATCACTTTATGAAGGAGATCGAAAGTTGGATTCTATTTTTTTTGGAGACAACAATGCTTTTCAATTTAAAAGACCAACTAGTCAAGCACGTTTATTATCGCTTCGTGTCGGTAAAAATCGATATGATTTAATTGCATCTCCAGGAGAAGAAATTACGTTCAAAGCTGATCTTCAAAAGGATGTTAACAATTATCAAATTGAAGGTTCCAATTTATCATCAACTATTCAAAGCTTTTCAAAAATGAGAAATCGACGTGATTTTGTTCGTGATTCATTACAAGCCGAATTTGGAAAAAAAACATTGGCTGCCGATGCGGATGAGATTGAAATTTTGAGAAGTGAGTATAAACAGAAATTTACAGAACAGCTTAAATACTATACTAAGGCAGCAGTAGATTTTGCTAATCAACATGACGATATCGCTGGTTTTTATGCGATAAGTACATTAGATCCAGAAATTGCAGAATCAGAAATCATTCGATATGCTGATCAGATTAAGGATAAATTCTTGGATAATGGATATGTCACGCAATTTAAAGAAGAAACAAATAAACTGAAAAGATTGGCTGTTGGTCAACCTGCTCCAGATTTTGAATCATTTACACCAAATAATAAATCTGTTAAATTATCTGATTTTAGAGGAAAATATGTGTTACTCGATTTCTGGGCATCCTGGTGTACACCTTGTCGTCAAGAAAACCCCAATGTAGTCAGATTATATCATACCTATAAAGCAAAAGGATTTGACGTATTTGGTGTCTCGTTGGATGATAATCCAGGTCCTTGGATGCGTGCTATTACAGATGATCAATTACAGTGGACCAATGCATCGGATTTGAAAGCATGGGGATCATCTGTTGTTGGGTTATATCGCATTACAGGAATACCGACCTCGTATATCGTAGATCCCAAAGGTTTAATTGTCGCTAAAAACTTAAGAGGACAAGAATTAGAAGAATTTTTAAAGAAAACTTTAAAATAG
- a CDS encoding LD-carboxypeptidase, whose product MDKRTFLKSLGLAATSIPSLSFGKEDFFETIENQKKLLASILQKGDTIGLIAPAGVIDTEESIVLTKEIFETFGFKVKEGKHIRSRYGNLAGKDEERLSDLHSMFADKEVKAIICIRGGAGASRLLPQIDYKLISQNPKVLLGYSDITALIMALFKKTGLISFHGAVGISTWSNTVAKSFENQFLLNNPVVFANPTDKGDNFIQYKERITTLKSGQAEGTLLGGNLTLISGLCGSDYLPDFTNAILFLEEVDENIERVDRMFCQLKLAGILDQIKGFIFGKCTDCGPTAGYGSLTLEQVLNEYIRPLEIPAYSGAMIGHIANQFILPVGAKVRMDADKGTITLLDKVLKD is encoded by the coding sequence ATGGATAAGAGAACATTTTTAAAATCTTTGGGACTAGCGGCTACAAGTATCCCTTCTTTATCTTTTGGCAAAGAAGATTTCTTTGAGACAATAGAAAACCAAAAGAAACTACTTGCTTCAATTTTGCAAAAAGGAGACACCATTGGATTGATTGCTCCAGCGGGAGTTATTGATACAGAAGAATCCATTGTGTTGACGAAAGAAATATTTGAAACCTTTGGCTTTAAAGTAAAAGAAGGAAAACATATTCGTAGTCGATATGGCAATCTTGCTGGGAAGGATGAAGAACGTTTATCAGATCTTCACAGCATGTTTGCAGACAAAGAAGTCAAGGCTATCATATGTATCCGAGGAGGTGCTGGAGCTTCCCGTTTATTGCCCCAAATCGATTATAAATTAATTTCCCAAAATCCAAAAGTCTTGCTTGGATATAGCGACATTACAGCATTGATCATGGCATTATTTAAGAAAACAGGTTTAATCTCTTTTCATGGTGCTGTGGGAATTAGTACATGGAGTAATACTGTTGCTAAAAGTTTTGAAAATCAGTTTTTATTAAATAACCCAGTCGTTTTTGCAAATCCAACGGATAAAGGAGATAACTTTATTCAGTATAAAGAACGCATTACAACGCTGAAATCTGGCCAAGCTGAAGGAACGCTGTTAGGTGGAAATCTAACATTGATTTCAGGCTTATGCGGATCAGATTATTTACCTGACTTTACAAATGCTATTTTATTTCTTGAGGAAGTTGATGAAAATATAGAACGTGTCGATCGTATGTTTTGTCAATTGAAATTGGCGGGTATATTAGATCAGATTAAAGGATTTATCTTTGGGAAATGTACTGACTGTGGTCCAACAGCAGGATATGGTTCCTTGACTTTAGAACAAGTTTTAAATGAGTACATCAGACCTTTAGAGATCCCAGCTTATTCAGGAGCGATGATCGGACATATTGCCAACCAATTTATTTTGCCAGTAGGAGCAAAAGTGAGGATGGATGCAGATAAAGGTACAATAACACTTTTAGATAAAGTTTTAAAAGATTAA
- the alaS gene encoding alanine--tRNA ligase, producing MTSKEIRQAFLDFFKSKGHQIVPSAPVVVKNDPTLMFTNAGMNQFKDLFLGEAAIKFPRVADTQRCLRVSGKHNDLEEVGIDTYHHTLFEMLGNWSFGDYFKKEAIQWAWELFTEIYKLDKDRLYVTIFEGDDTEGLARDTEAYDFWKALIAEDRILLGNKKDNFWEMGETGPCGPCSEIHYDMRTPEERNAVSGQSLVNADHPQVIEVWNLVFMQFNRLKDGSLQPLPAKHVDTGMGFERLVRSIQGKTSNYDTDVFQPTIQFISQKAGIAYGADEKTDIAMRVVADHIRAISFAIADGQLPSNNKAGYVIRRILRRAVRYAYTFLNFKTPFINELVPLLADQFDGVFNELKAQESFVQKVILEEEVSFLRTLVTGVQRFENYAEVNTTIDGDFAFELYDTYGFPIDLTELLAREKGLSVDMNGFTKALHIQKERSRAATAIDTGDWIVVNEDDGFEFVGYDTLTAQTEIVKYRKVSAKGKDQYQLVLAMTPFYAEGGGQVGDSGVLISADGREKIRITDTKKENGLFVHFIDQLPQSLGGIFVAQVDQAKRIDTENNHSATHLLHAALKQVLGDHVNQKGSLVNADILRFDISHFAKVTDDEIKQVEDIVNTKIRENILLKEERNIPYQQALDSGVTALFGEKYGDYVRVITFDDQFSKELCGGTHVKATGQIGFFKITSESAVAAGVRRIEAITGTRSAAVIREHFELVHQIKELLNNPKDFVAAMGKIVEENGALRKEIEKAITAKSLALKSDLEGKLQQVGAINFLATIVDLPNAEAVKTLAYALKGAVSNLFLVLGADFDGKPSLTVIISDELAKSTGLNAGNIIRDLAKDIQGGGGGQPFFATAGGKNSAGLKTAIERAIEFVK from the coding sequence ATGACAAGTAAAGAAATTCGTCAGGCTTTTTTGGATTTTTTCAAAAGTAAAGGACACCAAATCGTACCATCTGCGCCAGTTGTGGTGAAAAATGATCCCACATTGATGTTTACAAACGCGGGAATGAATCAATTTAAAGATTTGTTTTTGGGAGAAGCCGCCATTAAGTTTCCACGAGTTGCAGATACACAACGTTGTTTAAGAGTTTCTGGAAAGCATAATGATTTAGAGGAGGTAGGGATTGATACTTACCACCATACGCTATTTGAAATGCTAGGTAACTGGAGTTTTGGTGATTATTTTAAGAAGGAAGCGATTCAATGGGCTTGGGAATTGTTTACCGAAATTTATAAATTGGATAAAGATCGACTTTATGTAACGATTTTTGAAGGAGATGATACAGAAGGACTAGCTCGTGATACAGAGGCTTATGATTTTTGGAAGGCCTTGATTGCAGAGGATCGTATCCTATTAGGAAATAAGAAAGATAATTTCTGGGAAATGGGAGAGACAGGGCCATGTGGTCCATGCTCTGAGATCCATTATGATATGCGTACTCCTGAAGAACGCAATGCAGTTTCTGGACAATCACTAGTGAATGCGGATCATCCGCAAGTGATCGAAGTTTGGAATTTGGTATTCATGCAGTTCAATCGTCTGAAAGATGGCTCATTACAACCTTTACCAGCGAAACATGTGGATACAGGTATGGGATTTGAACGTTTAGTACGTTCTATTCAAGGAAAAACGTCCAATTATGATACCGACGTTTTTCAACCAACGATTCAGTTTATCTCTCAAAAAGCAGGAATTGCCTATGGAGCGGATGAAAAAACAGATATAGCGATGCGCGTTGTTGCCGATCATATTCGTGCAATCAGTTTCGCAATAGCAGACGGGCAATTACCTTCCAATAACAAAGCGGGCTATGTCATCCGCCGTATTTTGCGTCGTGCTGTTCGGTATGCGTATACCTTCTTGAATTTCAAAACTCCTTTTATTAACGAATTAGTGCCTTTACTGGCGGATCAGTTTGATGGTGTTTTTAATGAATTGAAAGCGCAAGAAAGTTTTGTTCAAAAAGTAATTTTAGAAGAAGAGGTTTCCTTTTTGAGAACTTTAGTAACGGGTGTACAACGTTTCGAAAACTACGCCGAAGTGAATACAACTATTGACGGTGACTTTGCTTTTGAGCTGTATGATACTTATGGCTTTCCAATTGATTTAACAGAGTTATTAGCACGAGAAAAAGGACTTTCTGTAGATATGAATGGTTTCACTAAAGCTCTACACATTCAAAAAGAACGTTCACGTGCAGCAACTGCTATTGATACTGGAGATTGGATTGTTGTCAATGAAGATGACGGTTTTGAATTTGTCGGTTACGATACGTTAACTGCGCAAACAGAAATTGTGAAATATCGTAAAGTTTCAGCTAAAGGTAAAGATCAATATCAATTGGTGTTAGCGATGACACCTTTTTACGCAGAAGGAGGTGGACAGGTAGGAGACTCCGGGGTGTTGATTTCGGCGGATGGTAGAGAAAAGATACGCATTACCGATACCAAAAAGGAAAATGGTTTATTTGTTCATTTTATTGATCAATTACCACAAAGTTTAGGCGGCATTTTTGTTGCTCAAGTCGATCAAGCGAAGCGAATAGATACAGAAAATAATCACTCGGCTACACACTTATTACATGCAGCGTTAAAACAAGTATTGGGTGATCATGTGAATCAAAAAGGTTCCTTAGTGAATGCTGATATATTGCGTTTTGATATTTCTCATTTTGCAAAAGTAACGGATGATGAAATCAAACAAGTCGAAGATATCGTCAATACAAAAATTCGTGAGAATATTTTATTAAAAGAAGAACGAAACATTCCTTATCAACAAGCTTTGGATTCTGGTGTCACGGCATTATTTGGTGAAAAATATGGTGATTATGTCCGTGTAATTACATTTGATGATCAATTCTCCAAAGAGCTTTGTGGGGGTACTCATGTAAAAGCTACAGGACAGATTGGATTCTTTAAAATCACTTCCGAATCTGCTGTCGCTGCAGGTGTTCGTCGTATTGAAGCAATTACTGGAACGAGGTCAGCCGCTGTTATTCGTGAACATTTTGAATTGGTGCATCAAATCAAAGAATTATTGAACAATCCGAAAGATTTTGTTGCTGCAATGGGTAAGATTGTGGAAGAAAATGGTGCTTTGAGAAAGGAAATTGAAAAAGCAATTACAGCGAAATCATTAGCGTTAAAATCTGATTTGGAAGGTAAACTTCAACAAGTAGGTGCTATTAATTTCTTAGCAACTATAGTCGATTTGCCAAATGCCGAAGCTGTTAAAACATTAGCATATGCATTGAAGGGCGCTGTGAGTAATTTGTTTTTAGTGCTAGGTGCTGATTTTGACGGAAAACCAAGTTTAACTGTTATTATCTCTGATGAATTAGCTAAATCAACAGGATTGAATGCAGGCAATATCATTCGAGATTTGGCTAAAGACATCCAAGGAGGAGGAGGAGGACAGCCATTCTTTGCAACTGCAGGTGGTAAAAATAGTGCTGGATTGAAAACTGCCATTGAACGCGCAATAGAATTTGTAAAATAA
- a CDS encoding dihydroorotase — MSTILIKSAQIVNEGKITTADVYISNGRIEMIASEINHPADQEINAEGLHLLPGLIDDQVHFREPGLTHKADIWHESRAAVAGGTTSFMEMPNTVPNTLTQILLQDKYDIAARSALANYSFFMGAANDNLEEVLKTNPRDVCGVKIFMGSSTGNMLVDNERALEGIFANSPTLIATHCEDEATIQANLAQFKEKYGEEGLTIDMHPLIRSAEACYLSSSKAIELAKKNNTRLHILHISTAKETTLFRNDIPLAEKRITAEACIHHMWFSDVDYATKGNFIKWNPAVKTANDRDQIVKAVLDGHIDVIATDHAPHTLAEKSQSYSAAPSGGPLIQHALQALLDMYHDGKMTLEQIVQKSAHNTAICFQIEERGFIREGYWADLVLVDLNKPYTVTKSNILSKCGWSPFEDHTFKSSIEYTIVSGKLAYSKGSLIEYGYGQRMLFNR; from the coding sequence ATGTCAACAATACTTATAAAATCTGCACAAATTGTTAATGAAGGAAAAATAACAACAGCAGACGTATACATTAGCAATGGTCGTATAGAGATGATTGCTTCAGAGATCAATCACCCGGCCGACCAGGAAATCAATGCAGAGGGCTTACATCTTCTTCCTGGCTTGATTGACGATCAAGTTCATTTTCGCGAACCTGGATTAACACATAAGGCCGATATCTGGCATGAAAGCCGTGCTGCGGTAGCAGGAGGGACTACTTCCTTTATGGAAATGCCAAATACAGTTCCCAATACGTTAACACAAATATTACTGCAGGACAAGTATGATATTGCTGCTCGAAGTGCATTAGCGAATTACTCGTTTTTTATGGGAGCTGCCAATGATAATTTGGAAGAAGTATTGAAAACGAATCCACGTGATGTATGTGGCGTTAAAATATTTATGGGCTCTTCAACGGGTAACATGTTAGTTGATAACGAACGTGCTTTGGAAGGTATTTTTGCCAACTCACCAACTTTAATTGCGACACATTGTGAAGATGAAGCTACTATTCAAGCGAATTTAGCTCAATTTAAAGAAAAATATGGAGAGGAAGGTTTGACAATCGATATGCATCCTTTGATTCGTTCAGCAGAAGCTTGTTATTTATCGTCTTCTAAAGCCATTGAATTAGCAAAAAAGAACAATACCCGCTTACATATTTTACATATCTCTACAGCAAAGGAAACAACGTTATTTCGAAATGATATCCCATTGGCTGAAAAACGAATTACAGCAGAAGCTTGTATTCATCACATGTGGTTTTCAGATGTAGATTATGCGACAAAAGGAAATTTCATTAAATGGAATCCTGCCGTTAAAACTGCAAATGACCGTGATCAGATTGTGAAAGCAGTATTGGATGGACATATTGATGTCATTGCTACAGATCATGCTCCGCATACGCTTGCTGAAAAATCTCAATCCTATAGCGCAGCTCCGTCAGGAGGACCATTGATTCAACATGCTTTGCAAGCCTTATTGGATATGTATCATGATGGTAAAATGACGCTAGAGCAGATTGTTCAGAAGTCAGCACATAATACTGCTATCTGTTTTCAGATAGAAGAACGTGGATTTATTCGCGAAGGTTACTGGGCAGATTTGGTTCTGGTAGATTTGAATAAACCTTATACAGTAACAAAATCTAATATCCTTTCAAAATGTGGATGGTCTCCATTTGAAGATCATACCTTTAAATCTTCTATTGAGTATACCATCGTATCCGGAAAATTAGCGTATTCGAAAGGAAGCTTGATTGAATATGGATATGGTCAACGTATGTTGTTTAATAGATAG